From one Lycium barbarum isolate Lr01 chromosome 6, ASM1917538v2, whole genome shotgun sequence genomic stretch:
- the LOC132598646 gene encoding protein DMP3-like: MDMSLRARSTTSKQASISSDASEIPLLPVNNNNNDNNNNNNNNVISDSPERQPTPRPSISKRALETTANLANLLPTGTLLAFQLLIPIFTNNGSCDTATRPMTFILLALLAFSCFLACFTDSFKAPDGQIYYGLATFQGLWIFDYQAAKISGMPNELNRYRVGFIDFIHAVLSVLVFVAVALRDKNVVNCFYPTPDHETKQVLDVVPIGIGVICSLLFVVFPTRRHGIGFPVTPDRR, from the coding sequence ATGGACATGTCTCTAAGAGCTAGATCAACCACCTCTAAGCAAGCATCCATATCATCAGATGCCTCCGAAATCCCACTACTtcctgtcaacaacaacaacaacgacaataataataataacaacaataatgtTATATCAGATTCTCCAGAACGGCAGCCTACACCGCGACCGTCAATTTCTAAGCGTGCCTTAGAGACCACGGCTAATTTAGCCAACCTACTCCCAACAGGGACACTCTTAGCATTCCAACTTCTAATCCCAATTTTCACCAACAATGGATCGTGTGACACTGCAACACGTCCCATGACATTCATCCTCCTTGCACTACTTGCTTTTTCGTGCTTTTTGGCTTGTTTTACTGATAGCTTTAAAGCACCAGACGGGCAAATTTACTATGGCTTAGCTACGTTTCAAGGATTGTGGATTTTCGATTACCAGGCAGCGAAGATATCTGGAATGCCTAATGAGTTGAACAGGTATAGAGTTgggtttattgattttattcatgcTGTGCTCTCAGTTCTTGTTTTTGTTGCTGTGGCTTTGAGGGATAAGAATGTGGTGAATTGCTTTTATCCTACACCGGATCATGAGACAAAACAGGTTCTTGATGTGGTTCCTATTGGTATTGGGGTAATTTGTAGCTTGTTATTTGTGGTGTTTCCAACTAGGAGACATGGCATTGGCTTCCCTGTCACACCTGACAGACGGTAA